A single region of the Lacerta agilis isolate rLacAgi1 chromosome 9, rLacAgi1.pri, whole genome shotgun sequence genome encodes:
- the SCRG1 gene encoding scrapie-responsive protein 1, with the protein MTVLSTLLFLSFLLGTNPTPSGRLSCYRKILKDHNCHSIPEGVASLRPIDRLLQDHFWEGKGCEMVCYCNFNELLCCPKGIFFGPKISFVIPCNKP; encoded by the exons ATGACCGTGCTCTCCACTCTTCTATTTCTGAGCTTTCTGCTTGGGACCAACCCAACACCATCTGGCCGCCTCTCCTGTTACAGGAAAATATTAAAAGACCACAACTGTCACAGCATCCCAGAGGGAGTGGCCAGTCTTCGTCCAATTGACAGGCTTCTTCAAGATCACTTCTGGGAGGGAAAGGGCTGTGAGATGGTCTGCTATTGTAATTTTAATGAATTGCTCTGCTGCCCAAA GGGTATCTTTTTTGGGCCAAAAATATCATTTGTGATTCCCTGCAATAAGCCATGA